A window of Streptomyces sp. NBC_00289 contains these coding sequences:
- a CDS encoding plasmid partitioning protein, producing the protein MNKEAELGKGASFSRTSRDRRSDRGRAKALAQGDIPPYTLVRLPLDEVATTPLNPRRRFGTDEDIARFGEELRVAQLHACVAVTRSAYLALWPDHAEHLDEAAQHVLINGERRVRSARHVSLTHLDFVIRDDLAATRETFINHLLRENLSRDDFDVIERAHGVKSLVDACAEEAGPRGAQTRAAEQLGRDKSWITNQLILLALPEELQARLSEGTLPERDGRVMARHAKENEELDVEGLLNHLEQTKQAEKDKKAKAAAALAAVNEPSEQAAIEAPAIPSPSAPVDIVNPAGGLGEPETSDWLSADNKPASAEESAIPDDDPLEQLEDFRRKAVKFANDMTGLEETYRRASKANPELAESHLKQILERLDRVGRHLQRRPKQAQEAV; encoded by the coding sequence CGACCGCGGGCGGGCCAAGGCACTAGCACAGGGCGACATCCCGCCCTACACACTCGTGCGCCTCCCCCTGGACGAGGTCGCCACGACCCCGCTCAACCCCCGGCGACGGTTCGGCACCGACGAAGACATCGCCCGATTCGGCGAAGAGCTCCGCGTAGCCCAACTCCACGCGTGCGTAGCCGTCACCCGCTCGGCTTACCTGGCCCTGTGGCCCGACCACGCCGAGCACCTCGATGAGGCGGCGCAGCACGTCCTCATCAATGGCGAACGCCGCGTCCGTAGCGCCCGCCACGTCTCCCTCACCCATCTCGACTTCGTCATCCGCGACGACCTCGCCGCCACACGCGAGACGTTCATCAACCATCTCCTGCGGGAGAACCTCTCGCGTGATGATTTCGACGTCATAGAGCGCGCCCACGGCGTCAAGTCACTGGTCGATGCGTGCGCAGAGGAAGCCGGACCGCGCGGAGCTCAGACCCGAGCTGCCGAGCAGCTCGGGCGTGACAAGTCCTGGATCACCAATCAGCTGATCCTCCTTGCCCTCCCCGAGGAACTGCAGGCCCGTCTCAGCGAAGGCACGCTGCCTGAGCGCGATGGCCGTGTGATGGCCCGGCACGCCAAAGAGAACGAAGAACTCGACGTTGAGGGTCTCCTCAACCACCTGGAGCAGACCAAGCAGGCTGAGAAGGACAAGAAGGCGAAAGCTGCTGCCGCTCTCGCCGCCGTAAACGAACCTTCTGAGCAGGCGGCGATCGAAGCCCCCGCGATCCCTTCACCCAGCGCACCGGTGGATATCGTGAATCCGGCGGGAGGTCTTGGAGAGCCTGAGACGAGTGACTGGTTGTCCGCGGACAACAAACCAGCATCCGCAGAAGAGTCGGCCATCCCTGACGACGACCCTCTCGAACAGCTGGAAGACTTCCGACGCAAGGCAGTCAAGTTCGCCAACGACATGACCGGCCTCGAAGAGACCTACCGGCGAGCCTCCAAAGCAAACCCTGAACTCGCCGAGTCGCACCTGAAGCAGATCTTGGAACGACTGGACCGAGTCGGGCGCCATCTCCAGCGCCGTCCTAAGCAAGCGCAAGAAGCCGTATAA
- a CDS encoding DUF6233 domain-containing protein produces MFDDLPPDLPRLLTLRVWHTLWLQRIDAKIAALQQREAEQEYGRTNRPAEPDWIVELGIGAGRPPIEVHVGGCYAAGKRRRPVPRDEARRLLTSGVRACGHCQPDNALGIPDLPAGPASPTAMH; encoded by the coding sequence ATGTTCGATGACCTGCCGCCGGACCTCCCCAGGCTGCTCACCCTGCGGGTGTGGCACACCCTGTGGCTGCAGCGCATCGACGCCAAGATCGCCGCCCTCCAGCAGCGGGAGGCCGAACAGGAATACGGCCGCACCAACCGGCCCGCCGAACCGGACTGGATCGTGGAGCTCGGCATCGGCGCCGGCCGCCCGCCCATCGAGGTCCATGTCGGCGGTTGCTACGCGGCCGGCAAACGCCGACGCCCCGTGCCCCGCGACGAAGCCCGACGGCTCCTCACCTCCGGCGTGCGCGCATGCGGCCACTGCCAGCCCGACAACGCGCTGGGGATCCCCGACTTACCCGCCGGTCCGGCCTCCCCCACCGCGATGCACTGA
- a CDS encoding replication-relaxation family protein has protein sequence MCLAALGVVKVATPDQIRRLMCPGTKDAATVRGGLKDLESERLVISPGSAVHVREDGVRVTEKLWTLTPAGLGVAAVVLDRPAREMGGTARAAAASGAKHARAVTDVLAAFLQTAPEPTQPVVRKHRPGASAPATTEQPDQSELPEVPEGLGPLAAWSTEAVLPTGGTFLAPARGSLRADMVFAAPGHDLVPLLFVEVDNGTEGPPIVADKIERYVRFFARRVTLSGRELPLWRTVWPASPGEGYPPVALVFTKNVGAAALQARMREIGDLARDHWRGTWDADSPAHEGGKPDGYRDYDRKIPLLATTLRQLAEHGPHGPVWWRYGHQSWQTLTDALDNPDDYRAYSVRTEARRQAEEAERERARREQEEHRRGMEATRWWCPTCGHAVYPEAGVASGSECRPCRSDRERTAAQGQNGQPAGGRLFSRRPRT, from the coding sequence ATGTGCCTGGCGGCGCTCGGGGTGGTGAAGGTGGCCACACCTGATCAGATACGCCGGCTGATGTGCCCGGGCACCAAGGACGCCGCGACCGTACGCGGCGGGCTGAAGGATCTGGAGAGCGAGCGGCTGGTGATCTCGCCGGGCAGCGCGGTGCACGTCCGCGAGGACGGGGTGCGGGTCACGGAGAAGCTGTGGACGCTGACTCCGGCCGGGCTGGGGGTTGCCGCGGTCGTGCTGGACCGGCCGGCGCGGGAGATGGGCGGCACCGCCAGGGCGGCGGCCGCCTCCGGAGCGAAGCACGCCCGGGCCGTCACCGACGTCCTGGCCGCGTTCCTGCAAACCGCTCCCGAGCCCACCCAGCCCGTCGTCCGCAAGCACCGGCCCGGCGCGTCGGCCCCGGCCACCACCGAGCAGCCGGACCAATCGGAACTCCCGGAGGTGCCAGAGGGCCTGGGGCCGCTCGCGGCCTGGTCGACGGAGGCGGTGCTGCCGACCGGCGGCACGTTCCTCGCCCCGGCCCGCGGCTCCCTCCGCGCCGACATGGTCTTCGCTGCGCCCGGCCACGACCTGGTACCGCTGCTGTTCGTGGAGGTCGACAACGGCACCGAAGGGCCACCGATCGTCGCGGACAAGATCGAGCGCTATGTGCGGTTCTTCGCCCGCCGGGTCACACTCTCCGGCCGGGAGCTCCCGTTGTGGCGCACCGTGTGGCCGGCCTCGCCCGGCGAGGGCTACCCGCCGGTGGCGCTGGTGTTCACCAAAAACGTCGGCGCGGCCGCCCTGCAGGCCAGAATGCGCGAGATCGGCGACCTCGCCCGCGACCACTGGCGCGGCACCTGGGACGCCGACAGCCCCGCCCACGAAGGAGGGAAGCCGGACGGCTACCGCGACTACGACCGCAAGATCCCGCTGCTCGCCACCACCCTGCGCCAGCTGGCCGAGCACGGCCCGCACGGGCCCGTCTGGTGGCGCTACGGACACCAGTCCTGGCAGACCCTCACCGACGCGCTCGACAACCCCGACGACTACCGCGCCTACAGCGTGCGTACTGAGGCCCGCCGGCAGGCGGAGGAAGCCGAACGTGAGCGCGCCCGGCGGGAGCAGGAAGAGCACCGCCGCGGCATGGAGGCCACCAGGTGGTGGTGCCCGACGTGCGGGCACGCTGTCTACCCCGAGGCCGGTGTCGCCTCGGGCAGCGAGTGCCGCCCCTGCCGCAGCGACCGCGAACGCACCGCCGCTCAGGGGCAGAACGGTCAGCCGGCCGGCGGCCGGCTCTTCAGTCGGCGCCCCCGCACCTGA
- a CDS encoding DUF6233 domain-containing protein, which yields MAPPSDAEPQRVPVPVRVVLPADLLLGTEQQEVVARLWKRRQTNTGWLYLVGLPSYRDREDGGVEAAEYRVWVRAPEHVRPVDGVDYDQVTTEHLPAPAPSPIREVLGERRPSGWVLQKLGDGRGPTRSVLHAPDCDDAPAGAPLLDLEQALDAAENPATQLCTRCGCAQELTPVLRGFEHITDPATDSP from the coding sequence GTGGCACCCCCTTCCGACGCCGAACCCCAACGCGTGCCTGTGCCGGTCCGGGTCGTCCTGCCCGCCGATCTCCTGCTCGGCACCGAGCAGCAGGAAGTCGTCGCACGCCTGTGGAAGCGACGCCAGACCAACACGGGCTGGCTCTACCTTGTAGGGCTGCCCTCCTACCGGGACCGCGAGGACGGCGGTGTGGAGGCGGCGGAGTACCGGGTGTGGGTGCGCGCGCCTGAGCATGTGCGGCCGGTCGACGGCGTCGACTACGACCAGGTCACCACCGAACACCTGCCGGCGCCCGCGCCCTCCCCGATCCGCGAGGTGCTCGGGGAGCGCCGGCCGTCGGGATGGGTGCTGCAGAAACTGGGCGACGGGCGGGGCCCGACCCGCAGTGTGCTGCACGCCCCGGACTGCGACGATGCGCCGGCCGGGGCACCGCTGCTCGACCTGGAACAGGCGCTGGACGCCGCGGAAAATCCTGCGACCCAACTGTGTACCCGGTGCGGATGCGCGCAGGAACTGACCCCCGTGCTGCGCGGCTTCGAGCACATCACCGATCCCGCCACCGACAGCCCGTGA
- a CDS encoding PIN domain-containing protein → MPASMKSCADSWVSDDTCSMTLDRAAAAPPLLVPSGEAINPMLLHRPMLLPILDTNAVMVEACSLAKHAGKPGRFAGLAATGRATPYIAAHVLGEIDRHLPRLAEKHEVSERLARRALDRRVLPVLRVVDLEIRDHLAPQTRHILRVDPEMPRRHRGDPDDAPTMALAEFLAPCIIISKDSVFFRFGLGVVEWIPLAQNLLRLAGLEATASNAVVFIELALRLFGAGAHRMGVLAARNPVLAAAAASGLLWWCHRNGYLSRDDWRQRLTRAGKATAPLLELVTGAVTEHRMISESLVVVNPPVYPTTEQLAARYLARCGRSLTPGELRDALARNDHTASAALLRRTMLTHRAFVRAPGDLWTIGRRAGDALS, encoded by the coding sequence ATGCCCGCCTCCATGAAATCGTGCGCAGACAGCTGGGTGAGTGACGACACTTGCTCCATGACGCTGGATCGCGCCGCTGCGGCGCCGCCCTTGTTGGTCCCCTCCGGCGAGGCGATCAACCCGATGCTGCTGCACCGGCCGATGCTGCTGCCCATCCTCGACACCAATGCAGTGATGGTCGAGGCCTGCTCCCTGGCCAAGCACGCCGGCAAGCCCGGCAGGTTCGCCGGTCTCGCAGCGACCGGCCGCGCCACCCCGTACATCGCCGCGCACGTCCTTGGTGAGATCGACAGACACCTGCCGAGGCTGGCCGAAAAGCATGAAGTGTCGGAACGGCTGGCGCGTCGCGCACTCGACCGGCGGGTTCTGCCCGTCCTGCGGGTGGTCGACCTGGAGATCCGTGACCACCTGGCCCCGCAGACACGACACATCCTGAGAGTCGACCCGGAAATGCCGCGCCGGCACCGGGGCGACCCGGACGATGCGCCCACGATGGCCCTCGCGGAGTTCCTCGCCCCCTGCATCATCATCAGCAAGGACAGCGTCTTCTTCCGCTTCGGGCTCGGGGTCGTGGAATGGATCCCTCTCGCGCAGAACCTGCTGCGCCTGGCCGGCCTGGAGGCCACCGCCTCGAACGCGGTGGTATTCATCGAGCTGGCCCTGCGGCTGTTCGGCGCCGGCGCTCACCGCATGGGCGTCCTCGCCGCGCGCAATCCGGTGCTGGCCGCGGCCGCCGCGAGCGGCCTGTTGTGGTGGTGCCACCGCAACGGCTACCTGTCACGTGACGACTGGCGGCAGCGCCTCACCCGGGCAGGGAAGGCGACTGCCCCTCTGCTGGAACTGGTCACTGGAGCGGTGACCGAACACCGGATGATCAGCGAATCCCTCGTGGTGGTGAATCCCCCGGTCTACCCGACGACTGAGCAGCTGGCCGCCCGATACCTCGCGCGCTGCGGCCGGTCCCTGACCCCCGGCGAGCTGCGCGATGCGCTCGCCCGGAATGACCACACGGCTTCCGCCGCACTGCTGAGGCGGACCATGCTCACGCACCGTGCGTTCGTCCGCGCCCCCGGAGACCTGTGGACCATCGGCCGCCGAGCAGGCGATGCGCTTTCTTGA
- a CDS encoding IS1634 family transposase, which yields MYLRKIQRRNKDGSVVRYLQLAHNRRKGGTTVAEVVANLGREDRLDVEGLRRLVASINRYLGDEDDVVVPLAADAAAGPLSVESSRPIGATWLLDGLWKRLDIAAAIRAIAGEREFRTDMERALFALVANRAIAPGSKLAAGEWVTCDVVIPGLAALDGNNQALRAMDLLAGADMRAQVQEAVFFAAANLLNLEVDLVFFDTTSTYFERDEADDPDGEGSRLRQYGHSKDHRKDLPQIVIGLAVTREGIPVRCWTWPGGTNDQTVITEVKDGLRDWRLGRVVTVCDTGFSSEANQTYLKRAGGHYITGAKMRAGSRLADQALARQGRYQQVRDNLRVKEVRLDGDDGRRWIICHNPVEAMRDAARRDDQLTAVRQELARIKTAREADAKKAKAKTAKTGKRPTAPSDAVHRKAECALRDHPTLGRWAKQHPATGRLSVDAAKVAAEARLDGKYLLATSDPDLSAEDVALGYKNLLEAERAFRTMKTTLDLRPVYHRLDERIHTHVLLCWLALLLIRVAERATGHTWPRINTELGRIHQVTLTGPAGTLRQTTRLTDTQTKLFKDCAVSRPPKMSGLTTPE from the coding sequence ATGTATTTACGGAAGATCCAGCGACGGAACAAGGACGGGTCGGTGGTGCGCTACCTGCAGCTCGCGCACAACCGGCGCAAGGGCGGCACGACCGTGGCGGAGGTGGTGGCCAACCTCGGTCGTGAGGACCGTCTCGACGTCGAGGGACTGCGCCGCCTGGTCGCGTCGATCAACCGCTATCTGGGCGACGAGGACGACGTGGTCGTGCCGTTGGCCGCCGATGCGGCCGCGGGTCCGCTGAGTGTGGAGTCCTCCCGGCCGATCGGGGCGACGTGGCTGCTGGACGGGCTGTGGAAGCGCCTGGACATCGCCGCGGCGATCCGCGCGATCGCCGGCGAGCGGGAGTTCCGTACCGACATGGAGCGCGCGCTGTTCGCCCTGGTCGCGAACCGGGCCATCGCCCCCGGCTCGAAGCTCGCCGCCGGCGAGTGGGTCACCTGCGACGTGGTGATTCCCGGGCTCGCGGCGCTGGACGGCAACAACCAGGCCCTGCGCGCGATGGACTTGCTCGCCGGCGCGGACATGCGGGCCCAGGTCCAGGAGGCGGTGTTCTTCGCGGCCGCGAACCTGCTCAACCTGGAGGTCGACCTGGTCTTCTTCGACACCACCAGCACGTACTTCGAGCGCGACGAAGCGGACGACCCGGACGGCGAGGGCTCCAGACTGCGGCAGTACGGGCATTCCAAGGACCACCGCAAGGACCTGCCGCAGATCGTCATCGGCCTCGCGGTCACCCGCGAGGGCATCCCGGTGCGCTGCTGGACCTGGCCCGGCGGCACCAACGACCAGACCGTCATCACCGAGGTCAAGGACGGCCTGCGGGACTGGCGGCTCGGCCGTGTGGTCACCGTGTGCGACACCGGGTTCTCCTCCGAAGCCAACCAGACCTACCTCAAGCGCGCCGGCGGCCACTACATCACCGGCGCCAAGATGCGCGCCGGCTCCCGCCTCGCGGACCAGGCCCTCGCCCGGCAGGGCCGCTACCAGCAGGTCCGCGACAACCTGCGCGTGAAGGAAGTCCGCCTCGACGGCGACGACGGCCGCCGCTGGATCATCTGCCACAACCCGGTGGAGGCGATGCGCGACGCCGCACGACGCGATGACCAGCTCACCGCCGTTCGCCAGGAGCTGGCCCGCATCAAGACCGCGCGGGAGGCCGACGCCAAGAAGGCGAAGGCCAAGACGGCCAAGACCGGAAAGCGCCCCACGGCCCCCTCCGACGCGGTGCATCGCAAGGCCGAGTGCGCGCTGCGCGACCACCCCACGCTCGGGCGCTGGGCCAAGCAGCACCCGGCCACCGGGCGGCTGTCCGTCGACGCCGCCAAGGTCGCCGCCGAAGCCCGCCTGGACGGCAAGTACCTGCTCGCCACCTCCGATCCCGACCTGTCCGCCGAGGACGTCGCGCTCGGCTACAAGAACCTCCTGGAAGCCGAACGCGCCTTCCGCACCATGAAGACCACGCTCGACCTGCGGCCGGTCTACCACCGCCTCGACGAGCGGATACACACCCATGTGCTGCTGTGCTGGCTCGCCCTGCTGCTGATCCGCGTCGCCGAACGCGCCACCGGCCACACCTGGCCCCGCATCAACACCGAACTCGGCCGGATCCACCAGGTCACCCTCACCGGCCCTGCCGGCACCCTCCGGCAGACCACCCGCCTGACCGACACCCAGACCAAACTCTTCAAGGACTGCGCCGTCTCGCGACCGCCAAAGATGAGCGGCCTCACCACCCCCGAATAG
- a CDS encoding IS3 family transposase (programmed frameshift) — protein MAPPSKYSPEFREEAVQIALRSSKTISEVARELELNSETLRGWVKKHQKQQEPAPDAELTVNERVRLKELERRNRELEMENSFLKKCAGVLREGSPVASKYEFIDEMRLDTAECAYSVEFMCGRLGVSRSGYYDWRSRPESATAQRREELKLLIKKAFDISDSTYGHRRIQAQLHRWGISVGLELVRRLMRELGLESCQPQPKRFNLTKAAAGQVPDLVGRNFTADAPGEKLVGDITYIGTGEGWLYLATVIDCCTKEVIGYAMDDHYQTPLISRAIRNAARNRNLSADAIFHSDRGSNYMSAEFGRTLDRFGLRRSAGRTGICFDNAMAESFFGALKNERVSRVTYLTREVARQDITRYIEFWYNRKRLHSAVGYRPPREVHAEYEKLRIAA, from the exons GTGGCGCCACCCAGTAAGTACTCGCCGGAGTTCCGTGAGGAAGCAGTCCAGATCGCGTTGAGGTCAAGCAAGACGATCTCCGAAGTTGCCCGGGAGCTTGAGCTGAACTCGGAGACGCTACGCGGCTGGGTGAAGAAGCACCAGAAGCAGCAGGAACCGGCTCCCGATGCAGAATTGACGGTGAACGAGCGGGTACGCCTGAAGGAACTCGAACGGCGGAACCGTGAGCTGGAGATGGAAAACTCCTTCCTGAAAAAATGCGCGG GCGTACTTCGCGAAGGATCCCCGGTAGCAAGCAAGTACGAGTTCATCGATGAGATGCGGCTCGACACTGCGGAGTGCGCATACAGCGTCGAGTTCATGTGCGGCAGACTCGGCGTCTCCAGATCCGGCTACTACGACTGGCGATCCCGCCCGGAATCCGCGACGGCACAGCGGCGCGAGGAACTGAAACTGCTCATCAAGAAAGCCTTCGACATTTCCGACAGCACCTACGGCCACCGTCGCATCCAAGCCCAGCTGCACCGCTGGGGCATCAGCGTCGGCCTGGAACTGGTCCGCCGCCTGATGCGCGAGCTGGGACTTGAGTCCTGCCAGCCACAGCCGAAGAGGTTCAACCTCACCAAGGCCGCGGCCGGCCAGGTGCCGGACCTCGTCGGCCGCAACTTCACCGCGGACGCACCCGGCGAAAAGCTCGTCGGTGACATTACTTATATCGGGACCGGGGAAGGCTGGCTGTACCTCGCGACGGTAATCGACTGCTGCACGAAGGAAGTCATCGGTTACGCGATGGACGACCACTACCAAACCCCACTGATATCCAGGGCGATCCGTAACGCGGCACGGAACAGGAACCTCTCGGCCGACGCGATATTTCACTCGGATCGCGGAAGTAACTACATGTCAGCCGAGTTCGGGAGGACGCTGGACCGGTTCGGGCTCCGCAGATCTGCCGGCCGCACCGGGATCTGTTTCGACAACGCCATGGCCGAATCATTCTTCGGCGCCCTGAAGAACGAGCGCGTATCAAGGGTGACTTACCTGACCCGCGAGGTCGCCCGGCAGGACATCACTCGCTACATCGAATTCTGGTACAATCGCAAACGCCTCCACTCGGCGGTGGGGTACCGCCCTCCACGCGAAGTCCATGCCGAGTACGAGAAGTTGCGAATCGCCGCGTGA